A stretch of the Vitis vinifera cultivar Pinot Noir 40024 chromosome 16, ASM3070453v1 genome encodes the following:
- the LOC100249245 gene encoding BAHD acyltransferase DCR — translation MAADQVVKKEEDEVVKVSVHGKSHIMPTKKLGRRECQLITFDLPYLAFYYNQKLLFYKGSDFEDMVGRLKDGLGVVLEEFYQLAGKLEKDEDGVFKVVYDDEMEGVEVLEASADQISVSDLTDVECTSMMKDMVPYTQVLNFEGLHKPLLVLQFTKLRDGLALGCAFNHAILDGTSTWHFMTSWAEICNGADSVSVPPFLERTKARKTRVKLDLPLNPAAAPPNGTAGPPPLLRERIFRFSESQINQIKSTLNKTPSDGSKPFSTFQSLSTHVWLAVTRARQLKPEDVTVYTVFADCRKRVDPPMPESYFGNLIQAIFTVTAAGLLYANPPEFAAAMIQKAIVTHDAKVINKRNDDWESNPIIFQFKDAGVNCVAVGSSPRFKVYDVDFGFGKPERVRSGSNNRFDGMVYLYQGKTGVGSIDMEISLEAGAMEKLEKDKEFLMEV, via the exons ATGGCAGCTGATCAAGTTGTGAAGAAGGAGGAAGATGAGGTTGTGAAGGTGTCTGTCCATGGAAAGTCCCACATTATGCCCACTAAGAAGCTTGGGAGAAGAGagtgtcagttgatcacatttGATCTCCCATATTTGGCCTTTTACTATAACCAAAAGCTGCTATTCTACAAGGGGTCTGACTTTGAGGACATGGTGGGTAGATTGAAGGATGGGTTAGGGGTAGTTTTGGAAGAGTTTTATCAGTTGGCTGGGAAGCTTGAGAAGGACGAAGATGGGGTCTTTAAGGTTGTGTATGATGATGAAATGGAGGGTGTGGAAGTGTTGGAAGCAAGTGCTGATCAGATCAGTGTCTCTGATCTAACAGATGTGGAGTGCACAAGCATGATGAAGGATATGGTGCCATACACCCAAGTCTTGAACTTTGAGGGTCTTCATAAACCCCTCCTGGTCCTACAG TTCACCAAGCTAAGAGATGGACTCGCACTGGGATGCGCTTTCAACCACGCGATCCTCGACGGTACCTCCACGTGGCACTTCATGACCTCGTGGGCCGAGATCTGCAACGGAGCCGACTCCGTCTCCGTCCCACCGTTCCTCGAGCGCACCAAAGCGCGCAAAACGCGCGTGAAGCTCGACCTCCCTCTCAACCCCGCAGCCGCCCCTCCGAACGGCACGGCGGGGCCACCGCCGCTTCTCCGTGAGCGTATCTTCCGATTCTCGGAATCTCAAATCAACCAGATCAAGTCCACGCTCAACAAAACCCCATCCGACGGCTCCAAACCCTTCTCCACCTTCCAATCGCTCTCCACGCACGTGTGGCTGGCGGTGACACGCGCTCGCCAACTCAAACCCGAGGACGTCACTGTCTACACCGTCTTCGCCGACTGCCGCAAGAGGGTCGACCCTCCCATGCCGGAGTCCTACTTCGGCAACCTGATTCAAGCCATTTTCACCGTCACCGCCGCCGGACTCCTCTACGCAAACCCGCCGGAGTTCGCCGCGGCGATGATTCAAAAAGCGATAGTAACGCACGACGCGAAAGTCATCAACAAACGCAACGATGATTGGGAGAGCAACCCAATAATATTCCAGTTCAAAGACGCCGGAGTGAACTGCGTTGCGGTGGGAAGCTCGCCGAGGTTCAAGGTGTACGACGTGGACTTTGGGTTTGGGAAGCCGGAGAGGGTGCGAAGTGGATCGAACAACAGATTTGACGGAATGGTGTATCTGTATCAGGGGAAGACCGGGGTAGGAAGCATTGACATGGAGATATCGTTGGAGGCTGGTGCAATGGAGAAGTTGGAGAAGGATAAGGAGTTTCTAATGGAGGTTTAG
- the LOC100244074 gene encoding UPF0496 protein At3g49070: MRKRISICIRKFLSCSVSGSNPPNLPNYVDYREEYANAFRTESYIEFWTRVLTLTHGDSATSIPIESTTAARLSSYRLFAEYLLDPDQPTVTQLLALAQSRPKNHSILAEYFSETANASFLCSLLLKDINRIRVWYRSLKSTLESHGATELLPVNRFPVILARVRVIQTGCSGLLKRLELGRDKARAKLQLVKSIKCGSAILLVALTASVAVIATTHALAMLVAAPGLIAASFELASTRKLARRSAQLDAAAKGTYILNKDMDMISRLVARLNNELEHISGMVRFWLEHKEDNLQASGEVARQLKENDSNFSQQLDELEEHLYLCFMTINRGRTLVVKEIMDQGPPTCSSK; the protein is encoded by the exons ATGAGGAAAAGAATCAGCATTTGCATCCGAAAATTCCTTTCATGCTCTg TCTCCGGATCCAACCCTCCTAATCTTCCTAATTATGTGGATTATCGCGAAGAATATGCTAATGCCTTCCGCACTGAATCATACATTGAGTTTTGGACACGTGTCCTTACTCTAACCCATGGAGATAGCGCCACGTCAATTCCCATAGAGTCCACCACTGCGGCTCGGCTCTCATCCTACCGGCTCTTCGCTGAATATCTCTTAGATCCGGACCAACCCACTGTCACTCAACTATTGGCTTTGGCTCAAAGCAGACCCAAAAACCACTCTATTCTAGCCGAATACTTTTCTGAAACGGCTAACGCTTCTTTCCTGTGTAGCCTTCTGCTAAAGGATATTAACCGTATACGTGTTTGGTACCGATCCTTGAAATCCACCCTGGAATCTCATGGAGCCACTGAGTTACTACCCGTAAACCGCTTTCCAGTAATATTGGCTCGGGTTCGGGTCATCCAAACCGGCTGCTCTGGCTTACTCAAGCGGTTAGAGTTAGGACGTGACAAGGCTCGAGCCAAGCTCCAGCTCGTCAAAAGCATAAAATGCGGCTCAGCTATTTTGCTTGTCGCGCTAACGGCTTCGGTGGCTGTAATCGCCACAACTCACGCCTTAGCAATGTTGGTGGCTGCACCAGGTCTCATAGCGGCTTCATTTGAGTTAGCCTCGACTAGGAAATTAGCCAGGCGGTCGGCTCAGCTTGACGCAGCTGCCAAAGGAACTTACATACTGAACAAGGATATGGACATGATAAGCCGGCTTGTGGCCAGGCTAAACAATGAGCTGGAGCATATAAGTGGAATGGTTAGGTTTTGGTTGGAGCATAAAGAGGATAACCTGCAAGCCAGTGGAGAAGTGGCGCGCCAGCTGAAGGAGAATGACTCTAACTTTAGCCAGCAGCTAGATGAGCTAGAAGAGCATTTATACTTATGTTTCATGACCATTAATAGAGGGAGAACCCTTGTGGTGAAGGAGATTATGGACCAGGGTCCACCCACTTGctcatcaaaataa
- the LOC104882220 gene encoding B3 domain-containing protein At3g25182-like encodes MVKLEDMEDVMMKKDRWEKFDALVEVAFVAGRQEEDEEREKKMREEMEKAVAFLSLAAKKRCKTVPRPYQQPNMEPPPEMPERFRRKIMEMGGDNVAFVIEKMLFETDVSAGHNRLSMPMCQIRQDFVTKEERRRLDSTDANINGVEVILVEPSLEDDEVMLKKWKMKRNSILYVLIKNWNSVVKRNGLGAGDVVRVWSFRVGSKLGFALVRVGDEEHEGKKGKSTGKKKKDGGSGSGSKGKEVEDNGGNETWIH; translated from the coding sequence atggtaaAGCTTGAAGATATGGAGGATGTGATGATGAAGAAGGACCGCTGGGAGAAGTTTGATGCCCTGGTAGAAGTAGCGTTCGTTGCCGGACGGCAAGAGGAGGACGAAGAAcgagagaagaaaatgagagaagagaTGGAGAAAGCTGTTGCATTCCTCTCCCTCGCCGCGAAGAAGCGTTGTAAGACCGTGCCGAGACCATATCAGCAGCCGAACATGGAGCCACCTCCGGAGATGCCGGAGAGATTCAGAAGGAAGATAATGGAGATGGGGGGAGACAATGTGGCGTTTGTGATCGAGAAGATGCTGTTCGAGACGGACGTGAGCGCGGGGCACAACCGATTATCGATGCCCATGTGCCAAATCAGGCAGGACTTTGTGACGAAGGAAGAGAGGAGGAGGTTGGACTCGACGGACGCGAACATAAATGGAGTGGAGGTGATTCTGGTAGAACCGTCCTTGGAGGACGACGAAGTGATGCTGAAGAAGTGGAAGATGAAGAGGAACTCGATTCTGTATGTGCTGATAAAGAACTGGAACTCTGTTGTGAAGAGGAATGGACTGGGTGCAGGGGATGTGGTTAGGGTTTGGTCGTTTAGGGTTGGGTCGAAGCTGGGTTTTGCCCTGGTTAGGGTTGGAGATGAGGAACATGAAGGCAAGAAAGGCAAGTCGacggggaagaagaagaaggatggTGGGAGTGGAAGTGGGAGTAAAGGGAAAGAAGTTGAAGACAATGGTGGCAATGAGACTTGGATCCACTAG
- the LOC100249100 gene encoding protein SRC2 homolog — protein MAGRYEIELIISSAKDLKNVNWRHGSLKPYVVVWVDPAAKLSTKVDNDGDTFPCWNETLLIPVPSRIEDSTLYLDVVHLKADDEDDTKPVVGSARLFLRDVVDDVGFGAQAIRTLELRRPSGRPHGKVEVKVSVRDPRYRAPGSAYSPPYGVPPPAGTRGAGYAASPAYATPYGAPPPDPYYSNAPPYGQDPYRQPAYGQPQPRYGDPAYGQGPYAQGPYGQTVVEQPQKKSGMGMGTGLAVGAVAGVLGGLAISEGVDALEDHIADDVEDRIDGDDLEDYDGDDF, from the coding sequence ATGGCTGGTCGCTACGAGATAGAGCTGATTATCTCCTCCGCCAAAGATCTGAAGAACGTCAACTGGCGTCACGGCTCTCTGAAGCCATACGTCGTGGTTTGGGTGGATCCTGCGGCCAAGCTCTCCACCAAAGTCGACAACGACGGCGACACCTTTCCTTGCTGGAACGAGACTCTACTCATTCCAGTGCCCTCCCGGATCGAAGACTCCACACTCTACCTCGACGTTGTCCATCTCAAAGCCGATGACGAAGACGACACCAAGCCGGTCGTCGGCTCCGCTCGCCTCTTCCTCCGCGACGTCGTCGATGACGTCGGCTTCGGCGCCCAGGCCATCCGCACTCTCGAGCTCCGCCGCCCCTCTGGCCGCCCTCATGGCAAGGTGGAAGTCAAGGTCTCTGTGAGAGATCCGCGCTACCGTGCGCCTGGGTCTGCCTACTCACCCCCTTACGGCGTGCCCCCGCCAGCGGGAACCAGAGGCGCAGGCTACGCGGCTTCCCCGGCTTACGCCACTCCATACGGCGCACCCCCACCTGATCCTTACTACTCCAATGCACCACCCTACGGCCAAGACCCCTACAGACAGCCGGCATATGGGCAGCCTCAGCCAAGATACGGAGATCCGGCGTACGGACAAGGGCCATACGCGCAGGGGCCATACGGACAGACGGTGGTGGAGCAGCCGCAGAAGAAGTCAGGGATGGGGATGGGGACGGGACTGGCAGTGGGCGCAGTCGCAGGGGTCTTGGGTGGGCTGGCAATATCGGAGGGCGTGGATGCTTTGGAGGATCACATTGCTGATGACGTGGAAGATAGGATCGATGGTGATGACTTGGAAGATTACGATGGTGATGACTTTTGA